From a region of the Etheostoma cragini isolate CJK2018 chromosome 20, CSU_Ecrag_1.0, whole genome shotgun sequence genome:
- the cnksr1 gene encoding connector enhancer of kinase suppressor of ras 1 isoform X6, with translation MEPITSWSEERVGEWLKGLDAPLHQYPVSEWHLSGLDLLQLTCQDLEKLGVNKIGHQELILEAVEKLCSLTYGIGGENLRSLTEKLRAVANTLQMGIQGRWRLKNYDGQSVSKLPAGVLQTVVELIVSAKGLFSLLNRYQFSQLSGYTASNNIFTYCRELGDIVHKDTTVYEKEKDIISVCRQLVSVCDDILNSSPDALLTHTAQLESFDLVPVSPGDQLGIEITSTGSINHYVTGTAAEPSNDAYVKILAGDEVIQVNDQIVVGWSRVNLVKKLRENPSGVTLVLKKIPESVRRRNPVQIFSTQKEEEEKEERSEEEEEDEEGNLRHSIFERVAASVRSLSFRKAIHSQPPMGQEESELFSERELEGGPSLTSYQSQRGGLPLLSVSGEFESLESSRLSPGLRHNQSLSPRSLSPFGFGSFRSSSPHRVHQDTASISSCPEMVGHTGNKETQKSSTKGKSTAMSRRRVSCRELGRPDFDGWLWKKRKESNVFLAQKWQRFWFVLKGPSLYWYTSPQDEKAEGFVNIACYNLESAGEHKRKFVFKMCHPRFHNFFFAAENVSDMSKWINCLIPAIQKHKKLHTGPDNEEECYSETESESERSPSPRRRNKKVQSHTLPRPKGKTRVQLSNTVTGGSKATEGGPVDEMGMMLNNIKEGGVSLIGHDQPFTHDHFRKSFIRRNKNPIINEKAHTLRALQSTLKAKELELLQINKVLEDSGLSASKYRQWKKQNEELVQEIEKLATLKTSKGVEDVAVQDKPAKEVDLETVAKKTVTSETEGAYRLSLSDGEQLVDAEPSDVFLEIPPGSPGSSPVLELSLGSLQDSINKQLNDMAETGEAVENYFYI, from the exons acttaTGGTATAGGTGGTGAGAACCTACGCAGTTTGACAGAGAAGCTGCGTGCGGTTGCTAACACCCTCCAGATGGGCATACAAGGCCGCTGGCGCCTCAAAAACTACGATGGACAAAGTGTCAGCAAGCTGCCTGCTGGTGTTCTGCAAACTGTAGTGGAGCTCATCGTCTCTGCCAAAGGACTCTTCTCTTTGCTCAACAG GTATCAGTTTTCCCAGCTCAGTGGATACACCGCCAGCAACAACATATTCACCTACTGCAGAGAGCTAGGAGACATTGTCCACAAG GATACCACTGTctatgaaaaggaaaaggacatCATATCTGTT TGCCGTCAGTTGGTGTCTGTGTGCGATGACATTCTAAATTCCAGCCCTGACGCGCTTCTTACCCACACTGCTCAGCTTGAGAGTTTCGACCTAGTGCCTGTGTCACCTGGTGATCAGCTG gGGATTGAGATCACATCCACTGGCTCCATTAACCACTATGTGACTGGAACTGCTGCTGAG CCTTCAAATGATGCCTATGTAAAGATATTGGCTGGTGATGAAGTGATTCAAGTCAATGACCAGATAGTG GTGGGCTGGAGCAGAGTTAACCTTGTAAAAAAGCTACGGGAGAATCCCAGCGGAGTGACTTTGGTCCTGAAGAAGATTCCCGAGTCAGTGCGACGCAGAAACCCAGTCCAGATTTTCTCCACACAG aaggaggaagaggagaaagaagagaggtccgaggaggaggaagaggacgaggAGGGGAATCTGAGACACTCCATATTTGAGAGGGTAGCAGCCTCTGTCAGGTCCCTGTCTTTTAG GAAAGCCATTCACAGTCAGCCGCCTATGGGACAGGAGGAATCAGAGTTGTTCTCTGAAAGGGAGCTAGAAGGGGGTCCATCTCTCACTTCATATCAAAGCCAACGAGGGGGGCTGCCACTACTGTCAGTCTCAG GGGAGTTTGAAAGTTTGGAAAGTTCAAGACTCTCCCCTGGACTAAGACACAACCAGTCTCTGTCACCCAGAAGTCTTTCTCCCTTTGGATTTGGGTCCTTCAGAAGTTCTTCACCTCACCGAGTCCACCAGGACACAGCCAGCATAAGTTCCTGCCCTGAAATGGTGGGACACACG GGCAATAAGGAGACACAGAAGAGCTCTACAAAAG gAAAGTCGACAGCGATGAGTCGGCGCCGTGTGTCCTGCCGCGAGCTGGGTCGACCTGACTTTGACGGTTGGCTgtggaagaagagaaaggagagcaaTGTCTTCCTCGCCCAGAAGTGGCAGCGCTTCTGGTTCGTCCTCAAGGGTCCTTCCCTTTACTGGTACACCAGCCCACAG GATGAGAAGGCAGAGGGTTTTGTCAATATAGCCTGCTACAACCTAGAGAGCGCTGGAGAGCACAAGAGAAAATT CGTGTTTAAAATGTGCCACCCACGATTTCACAACTTCTTCTTTGCGGCAGAAAATGTCAGTGACATGAGCAA gtgGATTAACTGTCTGATCCCAGCCATACAGAAGCACAAGAAGTTACACACAGGCCCGGATAACGAAGAAG AATGTTACAGTGAGACTGAATCAGAAAGCGAGAGATCACCTTCGCCCCGCAGAAGAAACAAG AAAGTGCAGTCCCACACTCTGCCTCGCCCCAAGGGGAAGACAAGAGTGCAATTATCGAATACTGTGACAGGGGGCAGCAAAGCAACAG AAGGAGGACCGGTGGATGAGATGGGCATGATGTTAAACAACATAAAGGAAGGAGGGGTCTCTCTGATTGGCCACGATCAGCCGTTTACACACGACCATTTCAGGAAATCGTTCATTCGACGCAACAAGAACCCAATCATCAATGAGAAGGCACACACGCTCCGGGCCCTGCAGAGCACTCTTAAG GCCAAAGAGTTGGAGCTGCTGCAGATCAATAAGGTCTTAGAGGACTCTGGTCTGTCAGCGTCAAAATATCGTCAGTGGAAGAAGCAAAACGAGGAACTAGTTCAAGAAATCGAGAAACTGGCCACACTCAAGACATCTAAAGGAGTGGAAGACGTGGCAGTGCAGGACAAGCCCGCTAAGGAGGTTGACCTAGAAACTGTCGCTAAGAAAACAGTCACCTCAGAGACAGAAGGCGCTTACAGACTGAGCCTTAGCGACGGGGAGCAGTTAGTGGACGCGGAGCCATCTGATGTTTTCCTGGAGATCCCACCAGGTTCTCCGGGGAGCAGTCCAGTGTTAGAACTCTCTCTGGGGTCGCTGCAGgattcaataaataaacagctgaATGATATGGCGGAAACCGGAGAAGCCGTCGAGAACTACTTCTACATTTAA
- the cnksr1 gene encoding connector enhancer of kinase suppressor of ras 1 isoform X3 gives MEPITSWSEERVGEWLKGLDAPLHQYPVSEWHLSGLDLLQLTCQDLEKLGVNKIGHQELILEAVEKLCSLTYGIGGENLRSLTEKLRAVANTLQMGIQGRWRLKNYDGQSVSKLPAGVLQTVVELIVSAKGLFSLLNRYQFSQLSGYTASNNIFTYCRELGDIVHKDTTVYEKEKDIISVCRQLVSVCDDILNSSPDALLTHTAQLESFDLVPVSPGDQLGIEITSTGSINHYVTGTAAEPSNDAYVKILAGDEVIQVNDQIVVGWSRVNLVKKLRENPSGVTLVLKKIPESVRRRNPVQIFSTQEEEEKEERSEEEEEDEEGNLRHSIFERVAASVRSLSFRKAIHSQPPMGQEESELFSERELEGGPSLTSYQSQRGGLPLLSVSGEFESLESSRLSPGLRHNQSLSPRSLSPFGFGSFRSSSPHRVHQDTASISSCPEMVGHTGNKETQKSSTKGKSTAMSRRRVSCRELGRPDFDGWLWKKRKESNVFLAQKWQRFWFVLKGPSLYWYTSPQDEKAEGFVNIACYNLESAGEHKRKFVFKMCHPRFHNFFFAAENVSDMSKWINCLIPAIQKHKKLHTGPDNEEECYSETESESERSPSPRRRNKVATVRKVQSHTLPRPKGKTRVQLSNTVTGGSKATEGGPVDEMGMMLNNIKEGGVSLIGHDQPFTHDHFRKSFIRRNKNPIINEKAHTLRALQSTLKAKELELLQINKVLEDSGLSASKYRQWKKQNEELVQEIEKLATLKTSKGVEDVAVQDKPAKEVDLETVAKKTVTSETEGAYRLSLSDGEQLVDAEPSDVFLEIPPGSPGSSPVLELSLGSLQDSINKQLNDMAETGEAVENYFYI, from the exons acttaTGGTATAGGTGGTGAGAACCTACGCAGTTTGACAGAGAAGCTGCGTGCGGTTGCTAACACCCTCCAGATGGGCATACAAGGCCGCTGGCGCCTCAAAAACTACGATGGACAAAGTGTCAGCAAGCTGCCTGCTGGTGTTCTGCAAACTGTAGTGGAGCTCATCGTCTCTGCCAAAGGACTCTTCTCTTTGCTCAACAG GTATCAGTTTTCCCAGCTCAGTGGATACACCGCCAGCAACAACATATTCACCTACTGCAGAGAGCTAGGAGACATTGTCCACAAG GATACCACTGTctatgaaaaggaaaaggacatCATATCTGTT TGCCGTCAGTTGGTGTCTGTGTGCGATGACATTCTAAATTCCAGCCCTGACGCGCTTCTTACCCACACTGCTCAGCTTGAGAGTTTCGACCTAGTGCCTGTGTCACCTGGTGATCAGCTG gGGATTGAGATCACATCCACTGGCTCCATTAACCACTATGTGACTGGAACTGCTGCTGAG CCTTCAAATGATGCCTATGTAAAGATATTGGCTGGTGATGAAGTGATTCAAGTCAATGACCAGATAGTG GTGGGCTGGAGCAGAGTTAACCTTGTAAAAAAGCTACGGGAGAATCCCAGCGGAGTGACTTTGGTCCTGAAGAAGATTCCCGAGTCAGTGCGACGCAGAAACCCAGTCCAGATTTTCTCCACACAG gaggaagaggagaaagaagagaggtccgaggaggaggaagaggacgaggAGGGGAATCTGAGACACTCCATATTTGAGAGGGTAGCAGCCTCTGTCAGGTCCCTGTCTTTTAG GAAAGCCATTCACAGTCAGCCGCCTATGGGACAGGAGGAATCAGAGTTGTTCTCTGAAAGGGAGCTAGAAGGGGGTCCATCTCTCACTTCATATCAAAGCCAACGAGGGGGGCTGCCACTACTGTCAGTCTCAG GGGAGTTTGAAAGTTTGGAAAGTTCAAGACTCTCCCCTGGACTAAGACACAACCAGTCTCTGTCACCCAGAAGTCTTTCTCCCTTTGGATTTGGGTCCTTCAGAAGTTCTTCACCTCACCGAGTCCACCAGGACACAGCCAGCATAAGTTCCTGCCCTGAAATGGTGGGACACACG GGCAATAAGGAGACACAGAAGAGCTCTACAAAAG gAAAGTCGACAGCGATGAGTCGGCGCCGTGTGTCCTGCCGCGAGCTGGGTCGACCTGACTTTGACGGTTGGCTgtggaagaagagaaaggagagcaaTGTCTTCCTCGCCCAGAAGTGGCAGCGCTTCTGGTTCGTCCTCAAGGGTCCTTCCCTTTACTGGTACACCAGCCCACAG GATGAGAAGGCAGAGGGTTTTGTCAATATAGCCTGCTACAACCTAGAGAGCGCTGGAGAGCACAAGAGAAAATT CGTGTTTAAAATGTGCCACCCACGATTTCACAACTTCTTCTTTGCGGCAGAAAATGTCAGTGACATGAGCAA gtgGATTAACTGTCTGATCCCAGCCATACAGAAGCACAAGAAGTTACACACAGGCCCGGATAACGAAGAAG AATGTTACAGTGAGACTGAATCAGAAAGCGAGAGATCACCTTCGCCCCGCAGAAGAAACAAGGTTGCCACAGTAAGA AAAGTGCAGTCCCACACTCTGCCTCGCCCCAAGGGGAAGACAAGAGTGCAATTATCGAATACTGTGACAGGGGGCAGCAAAGCAACAG AAGGAGGACCGGTGGATGAGATGGGCATGATGTTAAACAACATAAAGGAAGGAGGGGTCTCTCTGATTGGCCACGATCAGCCGTTTACACACGACCATTTCAGGAAATCGTTCATTCGACGCAACAAGAACCCAATCATCAATGAGAAGGCACACACGCTCCGGGCCCTGCAGAGCACTCTTAAG GCCAAAGAGTTGGAGCTGCTGCAGATCAATAAGGTCTTAGAGGACTCTGGTCTGTCAGCGTCAAAATATCGTCAGTGGAAGAAGCAAAACGAGGAACTAGTTCAAGAAATCGAGAAACTGGCCACACTCAAGACATCTAAAGGAGTGGAAGACGTGGCAGTGCAGGACAAGCCCGCTAAGGAGGTTGACCTAGAAACTGTCGCTAAGAAAACAGTCACCTCAGAGACAGAAGGCGCTTACAGACTGAGCCTTAGCGACGGGGAGCAGTTAGTGGACGCGGAGCCATCTGATGTTTTCCTGGAGATCCCACCAGGTTCTCCGGGGAGCAGTCCAGTGTTAGAACTCTCTCTGGGGTCGCTGCAGgattcaataaataaacagctgaATGATATGGCGGAAACCGGAGAAGCCGTCGAGAACTACTTCTACATTTAA
- the cnksr1 gene encoding connector enhancer of kinase suppressor of ras 1 isoform X2, whose product MEPITSWSEERVGEWLKGLDAPLHQYPVSEWHLSGLDLLQLTCQDLEKLGVNKIGHQELILEAVEKLCSLTYGIGGENLRSLTEKLRAVANTLQMGIQGRWRLKNYDGQSVSKLPAGVLQTVVELIVSAKGLFSLLNRYQFSQLSGYTASNNIFTYCRELGDIVHKDTTVYEKEKDIISVCRQLVSVCDDILNSSPDALLTHTAQLESFDLVPVSPGDQLGIEITSTGSINHYVTGTAAEPSNDAYVKILAGDEVIQVNDQIVVGWSRVNLVKKLRENPSGVTLVLKKIPESVRRRNPVQIFSTQKEEEEKEERSEEEEEDEEGNLRHSIFERVAASVRSLSFRKAIHSQPPMGQEESELFSERELEGGPSLTSYQSQRGGLPLLSVSGEFESLESSRLSPGLRHNQSLSPRSLSPFGFGSFRSSSPHRVHQDTASISSCPEMVGHTGNKETQKSSTKGKSTAMSRRRVSCRELGRPDFDGWLWKKRKESNVFLAQKWQRFWFVLKGPSLYWYTSPQDEKAEGFVNIACYNLESAGEHKRKFVFKMCHPRFHNFFFAAENVSDMSKWINCLIPAIQKHKKLHTGPDNEEECYSETESESERSPSPRRRNKVATVRKVQSHTLPRPKGKTRVQLSNTVTGGSKATGGPVDEMGMMLNNIKEGGVSLIGHDQPFTHDHFRKSFIRRNKNPIINEKAHTLRALQSTLKAKELELLQINKVLEDSGLSASKYRQWKKQNEELVQEIEKLATLKTSKGVEDVAVQDKPAKEVDLETVAKKTVTSETEGAYRLSLSDGEQLVDAEPSDVFLEIPPGSPGSSPVLELSLGSLQDSINKQLNDMAETGEAVENYFYI is encoded by the exons acttaTGGTATAGGTGGTGAGAACCTACGCAGTTTGACAGAGAAGCTGCGTGCGGTTGCTAACACCCTCCAGATGGGCATACAAGGCCGCTGGCGCCTCAAAAACTACGATGGACAAAGTGTCAGCAAGCTGCCTGCTGGTGTTCTGCAAACTGTAGTGGAGCTCATCGTCTCTGCCAAAGGACTCTTCTCTTTGCTCAACAG GTATCAGTTTTCCCAGCTCAGTGGATACACCGCCAGCAACAACATATTCACCTACTGCAGAGAGCTAGGAGACATTGTCCACAAG GATACCACTGTctatgaaaaggaaaaggacatCATATCTGTT TGCCGTCAGTTGGTGTCTGTGTGCGATGACATTCTAAATTCCAGCCCTGACGCGCTTCTTACCCACACTGCTCAGCTTGAGAGTTTCGACCTAGTGCCTGTGTCACCTGGTGATCAGCTG gGGATTGAGATCACATCCACTGGCTCCATTAACCACTATGTGACTGGAACTGCTGCTGAG CCTTCAAATGATGCCTATGTAAAGATATTGGCTGGTGATGAAGTGATTCAAGTCAATGACCAGATAGTG GTGGGCTGGAGCAGAGTTAACCTTGTAAAAAAGCTACGGGAGAATCCCAGCGGAGTGACTTTGGTCCTGAAGAAGATTCCCGAGTCAGTGCGACGCAGAAACCCAGTCCAGATTTTCTCCACACAG aaggaggaagaggagaaagaagagaggtccgaggaggaggaagaggacgaggAGGGGAATCTGAGACACTCCATATTTGAGAGGGTAGCAGCCTCTGTCAGGTCCCTGTCTTTTAG GAAAGCCATTCACAGTCAGCCGCCTATGGGACAGGAGGAATCAGAGTTGTTCTCTGAAAGGGAGCTAGAAGGGGGTCCATCTCTCACTTCATATCAAAGCCAACGAGGGGGGCTGCCACTACTGTCAGTCTCAG GGGAGTTTGAAAGTTTGGAAAGTTCAAGACTCTCCCCTGGACTAAGACACAACCAGTCTCTGTCACCCAGAAGTCTTTCTCCCTTTGGATTTGGGTCCTTCAGAAGTTCTTCACCTCACCGAGTCCACCAGGACACAGCCAGCATAAGTTCCTGCCCTGAAATGGTGGGACACACG GGCAATAAGGAGACACAGAAGAGCTCTACAAAAG gAAAGTCGACAGCGATGAGTCGGCGCCGTGTGTCCTGCCGCGAGCTGGGTCGACCTGACTTTGACGGTTGGCTgtggaagaagagaaaggagagcaaTGTCTTCCTCGCCCAGAAGTGGCAGCGCTTCTGGTTCGTCCTCAAGGGTCCTTCCCTTTACTGGTACACCAGCCCACAG GATGAGAAGGCAGAGGGTTTTGTCAATATAGCCTGCTACAACCTAGAGAGCGCTGGAGAGCACAAGAGAAAATT CGTGTTTAAAATGTGCCACCCACGATTTCACAACTTCTTCTTTGCGGCAGAAAATGTCAGTGACATGAGCAA gtgGATTAACTGTCTGATCCCAGCCATACAGAAGCACAAGAAGTTACACACAGGCCCGGATAACGAAGAAG AATGTTACAGTGAGACTGAATCAGAAAGCGAGAGATCACCTTCGCCCCGCAGAAGAAACAAGGTTGCCACAGTAAGA AAAGTGCAGTCCCACACTCTGCCTCGCCCCAAGGGGAAGACAAGAGTGCAATTATCGAATACTGTGACAGGGGGCAGCAAAGCAACAG GAGGACCGGTGGATGAGATGGGCATGATGTTAAACAACATAAAGGAAGGAGGGGTCTCTCTGATTGGCCACGATCAGCCGTTTACACACGACCATTTCAGGAAATCGTTCATTCGACGCAACAAGAACCCAATCATCAATGAGAAGGCACACACGCTCCGGGCCCTGCAGAGCACTCTTAAG GCCAAAGAGTTGGAGCTGCTGCAGATCAATAAGGTCTTAGAGGACTCTGGTCTGTCAGCGTCAAAATATCGTCAGTGGAAGAAGCAAAACGAGGAACTAGTTCAAGAAATCGAGAAACTGGCCACACTCAAGACATCTAAAGGAGTGGAAGACGTGGCAGTGCAGGACAAGCCCGCTAAGGAGGTTGACCTAGAAACTGTCGCTAAGAAAACAGTCACCTCAGAGACAGAAGGCGCTTACAGACTGAGCCTTAGCGACGGGGAGCAGTTAGTGGACGCGGAGCCATCTGATGTTTTCCTGGAGATCCCACCAGGTTCTCCGGGGAGCAGTCCAGTGTTAGAACTCTCTCTGGGGTCGCTGCAGgattcaataaataaacagctgaATGATATGGCGGAAACCGGAGAAGCCGTCGAGAACTACTTCTACATTTAA
- the cnksr1 gene encoding connector enhancer of kinase suppressor of ras 1 isoform X7, with protein sequence MEPITSWSEERVGEWLKGLDAPLHQYPVSEWHLSGLDLLQLTCQDLEKLGVNKIGHQELILEAVEKLCSLTYGIGGENLRSLTEKLRAVANTLQMGIQGRWRLKNYDGQSVSKLPAGVLQTVVELIVSAKGLFSLLNRYQFSQLSGYTASNNIFTYCRELGDIVHKDTTVYEKEKDIISVCRQLVSVCDDILNSSPDALLTHTAQLESFDLVPVSPGDQLGIEITSTGSINHYVTGTAAEPSNDAYVKILAGDEVIQVNDQIVVGWSRVNLVKKLRENPSGVTLVLKKIPESVRRRNPVQIFSTQKEEEEKEERSEEEEEDEEGNLRHSIFERVAASVRSLSFRKAIHSQPPMGQEESELFSERELEGGPSLTSYQSQRGGLPLLSVSGEFESLESSRLSPGLRHNQSLSPRSLSPFGFGSFRSSSPHRVHQDTASISSCPEMVGHTGNKETQKSSTKGKSTAMSRRRVSCRELGRPDFDGWLWKKRKESNVFLAQKWQRFWFVLKGPSLYWYTSPQDEKAEGFVNIACYNLESAGEHKRKFVFKMCHPRFHNFFFAAENVSDMSKWINCLIPAIQKHKKLHTGPDNEEECYSETESESERSPSPRRRNKKVQSHTLPRPKGKTRVQLSNTVTGGSKATGGPVDEMGMMLNNIKEGGVSLIGHDQPFTHDHFRKSFIRRNKNPIINEKAHTLRALQSTLKAKELELLQINKVLEDSGLSASKYRQWKKQNEELVQEIEKLATLKTSKGVEDVAVQDKPAKEVDLETVAKKTVTSETEGAYRLSLSDGEQLVDAEPSDVFLEIPPGSPGSSPVLELSLGSLQDSINKQLNDMAETGEAVENYFYI encoded by the exons acttaTGGTATAGGTGGTGAGAACCTACGCAGTTTGACAGAGAAGCTGCGTGCGGTTGCTAACACCCTCCAGATGGGCATACAAGGCCGCTGGCGCCTCAAAAACTACGATGGACAAAGTGTCAGCAAGCTGCCTGCTGGTGTTCTGCAAACTGTAGTGGAGCTCATCGTCTCTGCCAAAGGACTCTTCTCTTTGCTCAACAG GTATCAGTTTTCCCAGCTCAGTGGATACACCGCCAGCAACAACATATTCACCTACTGCAGAGAGCTAGGAGACATTGTCCACAAG GATACCACTGTctatgaaaaggaaaaggacatCATATCTGTT TGCCGTCAGTTGGTGTCTGTGTGCGATGACATTCTAAATTCCAGCCCTGACGCGCTTCTTACCCACACTGCTCAGCTTGAGAGTTTCGACCTAGTGCCTGTGTCACCTGGTGATCAGCTG gGGATTGAGATCACATCCACTGGCTCCATTAACCACTATGTGACTGGAACTGCTGCTGAG CCTTCAAATGATGCCTATGTAAAGATATTGGCTGGTGATGAAGTGATTCAAGTCAATGACCAGATAGTG GTGGGCTGGAGCAGAGTTAACCTTGTAAAAAAGCTACGGGAGAATCCCAGCGGAGTGACTTTGGTCCTGAAGAAGATTCCCGAGTCAGTGCGACGCAGAAACCCAGTCCAGATTTTCTCCACACAG aaggaggaagaggagaaagaagagaggtccgaggaggaggaagaggacgaggAGGGGAATCTGAGACACTCCATATTTGAGAGGGTAGCAGCCTCTGTCAGGTCCCTGTCTTTTAG GAAAGCCATTCACAGTCAGCCGCCTATGGGACAGGAGGAATCAGAGTTGTTCTCTGAAAGGGAGCTAGAAGGGGGTCCATCTCTCACTTCATATCAAAGCCAACGAGGGGGGCTGCCACTACTGTCAGTCTCAG GGGAGTTTGAAAGTTTGGAAAGTTCAAGACTCTCCCCTGGACTAAGACACAACCAGTCTCTGTCACCCAGAAGTCTTTCTCCCTTTGGATTTGGGTCCTTCAGAAGTTCTTCACCTCACCGAGTCCACCAGGACACAGCCAGCATAAGTTCCTGCCCTGAAATGGTGGGACACACG GGCAATAAGGAGACACAGAAGAGCTCTACAAAAG gAAAGTCGACAGCGATGAGTCGGCGCCGTGTGTCCTGCCGCGAGCTGGGTCGACCTGACTTTGACGGTTGGCTgtggaagaagagaaaggagagcaaTGTCTTCCTCGCCCAGAAGTGGCAGCGCTTCTGGTTCGTCCTCAAGGGTCCTTCCCTTTACTGGTACACCAGCCCACAG GATGAGAAGGCAGAGGGTTTTGTCAATATAGCCTGCTACAACCTAGAGAGCGCTGGAGAGCACAAGAGAAAATT CGTGTTTAAAATGTGCCACCCACGATTTCACAACTTCTTCTTTGCGGCAGAAAATGTCAGTGACATGAGCAA gtgGATTAACTGTCTGATCCCAGCCATACAGAAGCACAAGAAGTTACACACAGGCCCGGATAACGAAGAAG AATGTTACAGTGAGACTGAATCAGAAAGCGAGAGATCACCTTCGCCCCGCAGAAGAAACAAG AAAGTGCAGTCCCACACTCTGCCTCGCCCCAAGGGGAAGACAAGAGTGCAATTATCGAATACTGTGACAGGGGGCAGCAAAGCAACAG GAGGACCGGTGGATGAGATGGGCATGATGTTAAACAACATAAAGGAAGGAGGGGTCTCTCTGATTGGCCACGATCAGCCGTTTACACACGACCATTTCAGGAAATCGTTCATTCGACGCAACAAGAACCCAATCATCAATGAGAAGGCACACACGCTCCGGGCCCTGCAGAGCACTCTTAAG GCCAAAGAGTTGGAGCTGCTGCAGATCAATAAGGTCTTAGAGGACTCTGGTCTGTCAGCGTCAAAATATCGTCAGTGGAAGAAGCAAAACGAGGAACTAGTTCAAGAAATCGAGAAACTGGCCACACTCAAGACATCTAAAGGAGTGGAAGACGTGGCAGTGCAGGACAAGCCCGCTAAGGAGGTTGACCTAGAAACTGTCGCTAAGAAAACAGTCACCTCAGAGACAGAAGGCGCTTACAGACTGAGCCTTAGCGACGGGGAGCAGTTAGTGGACGCGGAGCCATCTGATGTTTTCCTGGAGATCCCACCAGGTTCTCCGGGGAGCAGTCCAGTGTTAGAACTCTCTCTGGGGTCGCTGCAGgattcaataaataaacagctgaATGATATGGCGGAAACCGGAGAAGCCGTCGAGAACTACTTCTACATTTAA